The genomic DNA ATTGTGTCCCAATTTATGGTGGGGTAAAATAGAAAAACATCAAAAAATGAACGTCTTTGGTTGAGAAGTGTTAGCGCATTTAGTATTTTAGCGGAGAAATTATAAGCCAAAGGACAAAAATGAGTAAAAAACAAGAAGTTGTAATTCGCAACAGCACGGCTGATTTTCTAATTTTCACTCGCCAAAACGGCGAAGACGGCATTGCTGTTCGTGTTGAAGATGAAAACGTATGGTTGCGAGCAGAGGCGATAGCAGAACTTTTTCAAAAAAGTCGAACAACTGTTGTAGAACATCTAAAACACATTTTTGAATCTAACGAATTAGATGAAGTTTCAGTTTGTCGGAAATTCCGACAAACTGCGGAAGATGGGAAAAATTACAATGTGAATTTCTACTCTTTAGAAGCAATAATAGCCGTTGGTTATCGCGCGGATTCCAAAAGGGCTGTGGAATTTCGCAAATGGGCGACAAGTATATTGAGCAATTTTGCAAAAAAGGGCTACGTGCTTGACAAAAATCGCCTTATCAACGACCAAGTTTTCTCAAAGCAGTATTTTGACGAACTTATTGCAGAAATTCAAGAAATACGAGCAAGCGAGCGAAAATTTTATCAGAAAATCACAGATATTTATGCCACGTCTGTTGATTATGATTCCACAAGTTCGACAACAAAAGAGTTTTTTGCTAATGTTCAAAACAAATTGCATTTTGCTATACATCAAAATACCGCCGCAGAATTGATAATGAAGCGCGCAGATGCGATGCAAGAAAATATGGGGCTTGCAAACTGGAAAAATGCACCATACGGAAAAATTATTAAAACCGATGTAAGTATCGCAAAAAATTATCTTTCAAAATTGGAATTGGCGGATTTAAACGAAATTGTTGCTATGTATTTAGATTACGCAAACCGTCAGGCAAAAAAATATATTCCGATGACAATGAAGGATTGGAAAGAAAAACTTGATGTGTTCTTAAAACTTAACGGTGAAATAATTAGCGATGGCATAGGTCGAATTTCTCACGAAATAGCGAAAGCGTTTGCAGAAAGTGAGTTTGAAAAATATCGTGTTATTCAAGATAAAACATACAAATCGGATTTTGATAAAATTATTAACGAATTACAAGGGACAAATAAATGACTACCGAAAAATCCCCAACGCCGAACTGCGTGGCATATTCGGGAAAATCGACGAGAAGTTCGACTTCACACCCCCAAAATCCCGCCCATAAAAGGCAACCAAAACGCTAAAATCGCCACTATTGCCACTTGCAGAAATATTGTGGATTTGCACATATCCGTCATTCGATAATATCCTTTGCCGTAAGTCAATAATTGCACGGTGTCCAACGGGAACAAATAGCAATTTCCCGCGCAAAAGGCAAGCGCAATAATTAAATACGAAGCGGGAACTCCGTTTGCCGCGGCTATGGCGACAAATGGCGCCGCCAAAACCGTGATAAGCGCGGGGGCGGAAGTTATTATCAGAAGCATTACGAAAGAAATTATTGCGGCAAGTCCGACCAGCATATTTGCATTCAGCGTAAGATTTGCGGGATAAAGCGTTTCTACCAACCACGCGCTTGCTCCGTTTGCCACCAACGCGCCCGCTATGGACAAAACGGTGCCGCTTATGAAAATTATGTCCCAATTTATGGTTGGCAGGAATTTTTTCCAAGACAAAACACTAATTCCGGGCATAAAAAACAAAACGCCGCCGAGTAGCGCAACCGTGAAAATTTCCAAGCCGCTTATCCACGAAGAGGCTATCCAGAGAACGAACATTGTCGCTATAATTGCGATTACGGAAATTTCTTTTTGCCCGAAATTCTCTTTTGTTCGGATATTTTGCTTGTATTGCTCTATTTTTTGAGGGGCGATTTGAGCGGGTTTGTAAACTTTCAATATCAAAAACCACGCAAAAGGTATAAGGATAACGACCATAGGAATTCCTATCGCCATCCATTGAACAAAACTTACGGTTTTGCCCGTGTGTTGCTCCAAAAGCCCAAGCGCAAGCAGGTTAAGCGACGACGAAGCGGGGGTCGCTATGCCGCCTATCATTGTTGCGACGGGGATTGCTATCATAAACGCCTTGCCGACGGATTTTTTCTCTTCGCCGTCTTCCAAAGAATCAATAAATCCAAGCGCCATTGTCATCATTATTGCGCAGGCGGGGACGTTCGACATAAAAAAAGATACCGCCGCCGTGGCTATCATCATAGTCAAAAGAATGGCTTCCGTGCGATTTTCGGTTTTTTGCAAAAGCGCGGATAAAATTCGCTTTGTTAGAGGAACGTTTGTTATTGCGGCGGCTATTGCGAAAGAGGCGATAATAAAGAAAATAACGGGGTGCGAAAAGCCCGTAAGCGCCCCCGCAAAATTTGAACTAACGCCAAATATTGGAATTAACCCGATTGTTAAAAGTGAACTGACGGACGGCGGCAATGCTTCGCTTATCAGCAAAATAAGGAAAAACAGCGCGAGCGCAATAGTATTTTTGCCCTCAAGCGTTAAACCGTCGGGAATCGGTATGAGTAAAGTAAAAAGTAAAATCGAAATTGCCGAAGCGAAGCCGATTTTTTGGCGTTTTTTCATGAAAATATCCTATTTTTGTTGTTTGTAGTCGAAGTATTTCTTTTCAAGCAATACTACGCGGTATCGTAACTGTGAACTGATTGCCGGATTCATTATTTTCGAAGCGAATATTCGTTTGCTCTTTAATTGCTCGTTTTAATCCCGA from Chitinivibrionia bacterium includes the following:
- a CDS encoding virulence RhuM family protein is translated as MSKKQEVVIRNSTADFLIFTRQNGEDGIAVRVEDENVWLRAEAIAELFQKSRTTVVEHLKHIFESNELDEVSVCRKFRQTAEDGKNYNVNFYSLEAIIAVGYRADSKRAVEFRKWATSILSNFAKKGYVLDKNRLINDQVFSKQYFDELIAEIQEIRASERKFYQKITDIYATSVDYDSTSSTTKEFFANVQNKLHFAIHQNTAAELIMKRADAMQENMGLANWKNAPYGKIIKTDVSIAKNYLSKLELADLNEIVAMYLDYANRQAKKYIPMTMKDWKEKLDVFLKLNGEIISDGIGRISHEIAKAFAESEFEKYRVIQDKTYKSDFDKIINELQGTNK
- a CDS encoding DASS family sodium-coupled anion symporter, with protein sequence MKKRQKIGFASAISILLFTLLIPIPDGLTLEGKNTIALALFFLILLISEALPPSVSSLLTIGLIPIFGVSSNFAGALTGFSHPVIFFIIASFAIAAAITNVPLTKRILSALLQKTENRTEAILLTMMIATAAVSFFMSNVPACAIMMTMALGFIDSLEDGEEKKSVGKAFMIAIPVATMIGGIATPASSSLNLLALGLLEQHTGKTVSFVQWMAIGIPMVVILIPFAWFLILKVYKPAQIAPQKIEQYKQNIRTKENFGQKEISVIAIIATMFVLWIASSWISGLEIFTVALLGGVLFFMPGISVLSWKKFLPTINWDIIFISGTVLSIAGALVANGASAWLVETLYPANLTLNANMLVGLAAIISFVMLLIITSAPALITVLAAPFVAIAAANGVPASYLIIALAFCAGNCYLFPLDTVQLLTYGKGYYRMTDMCKSTIFLQVAIVAILAFWLPFMGGILGV